The segment TTTTTCCAGCACGGTGACCGATGCGCCGGGATGGCGCTCCTGCAGCGCGCGAGCCGTGGCAAGCCCGACAATCCCGGCGCCGATAACGCAAAAGTCAGCTGATAACACCGTCGTCCCCTCTGAATATGTCGATTGCTCGAAACCCTACAGTTGCCGTCACCGGCGATACCGAAGGACTAGGTCGCCGAACGGGAGCGCTCCCGTTCGGCGTCCGGCCACCTAGTGCTGGCCGGCAACCGGGTGTTGACCGGCGCCAGCAACCGGCCTCCCGGTCGCACTAGACTTGAGAAACGATGCTACTCACCGTCGGTCACGGCACTACCCAGCAGGACGAATTCGCCGAACGCCTGCTCGACGCGGAAGTTGCGGCGCTCGTTGACGTTCGGATCGGGCCCGGCAGCCGCCGGAATCCGCAGTTCGGCAGACCGGAACTGGAGCGATGGCTGCCTGAGCGCGGCATCGCCTACCGCTGGGACAAACGACTCGGTGGCTTCCGGAAGCTTGCCGATGACTCCCCGGACGTTGGCCTGCGCAATGATTCTTTCCGCGCCTACGCCGGTTACATGCGTACCGAGAACTTTGCCGAGGCAGTTGCCGATCTTGTCGCTCAGGCGCGGGCAGAACGGACGGCGATCATGTGCGGCGAATCCGTCTGGTGGCGTTGCCATCGCCGGCTGATCGCCGATCACGCGGTACTACTCGACGACTTGGCGGTGGAGCATCTCATGCCCGACGGACGACGGACACCGCATCCGGTGACGGATGCGGCTCGGGTCGCCGGCCGGGAACTGATCTATGACCAGGTTCCTGGCCAGCCGTCGGCCGCCGACCCTGGCTAGCCGAACTCCACCCCGAAAACGGACAGCAGGGTGTAGATGCCGAGCAGGCCAATCGCGATGCTGCTGACCGACAGAGCGATGTTGAACCACCTTCCGCCGTACAGCCGGTGATCGGTTTCGTTCCGGCGCAGATACCAGACCGCGATCACGATGGCCACCAGGAAAATGCCGGTCGCCACGCCGCCGATCTGGACCATGATGACCGGCGCCTGGATGATCAGGTACGCAGTAGCCCAGATG is part of the Saxibacter everestensis genome and harbors:
- a CDS encoding DUF488 domain-containing protein translates to MLLTVGHGTTQQDEFAERLLDAEVAALVDVRIGPGSRRNPQFGRPELERWLPERGIAYRWDKRLGGFRKLADDSPDVGLRNDSFRAYAGYMRTENFAEAVADLVAQARAERTAIMCGESVWWRCHRRLIADHAVLLDDLAVEHLMPDGRRTPHPVTDAARVAGRELIYDQVPGQPSAADPG